The Miscanthus floridulus cultivar M001 chromosome 17, ASM1932011v1, whole genome shotgun sequence genome has a window encoding:
- the LOC136517633 gene encoding uncharacterized protein codes for MATTRPARSDPHLPPEEAARVEAEVRGYFDSVAPRRPAKPPRSDPSVDTCAEPAAVDAGDHDLPELRKLRDLEAKPQKLVLDGGAGDVDGEEEYVETRYYDGLIGIDKQHHTTGTGFIKVERPNGSVFSATTNGYSSASLVRCTSNPATNDWIPSSETVIPASNKPSRSDS; via the exons ATGGCGACGACGCGGCCGGCGCGCAGCGACCCGCACCTGCCACCCGAGGAGGCGGCGCGGGTGGAGGCCGAGGTTCGGGGCTACTTCGACAGCGTCGCGCCGAGGCGACCGGCCAAGCCGCCGCGCAGCGACCCGTCAGTGGACACCTGCGCGGAGCCCGCCGCCGTCGATGCCGGGGACCACGACTTGCCGGAGCTCCGCAAGCTGCGCGACCTCGAGGCGAAGCCCCAG AAACTGGTGTTGGACGGAGGAGCAGGGGATGTGGACGGCGAGGAGGAGTATGTGGAGACGCGGTACTACGATGGACTCATAGGCATCGACAAGCAGCATCACACG ACTGGCACAGGCTTTATCAAAGTGGAGAGACCCAATGGTAGCGTCTTCAGCGCGACGACTAACGGGTACTCATCTGCCAGCCTTGTCCGCTGCACGAGCAATCCTGCAACAAATGATTGGATACCATCTTCTGAGACG GTCATCCCTGCTTCAAACAAGCCCAGCAGGAGCGACTCCTGA